A stretch of Clostridium formicaceticum DNA encodes these proteins:
- a CDS encoding TetR/AcrR family transcriptional regulator: MTTQSEIKYNRLMEKAEELFAKLGYKAVSMDEIAEAAGISKMTIYKHFSSKEALFMEVVLSMMQKGTALIEEEMGKIPGTLEKIDFLMSYNMEASKNYSLAFYKDVMSIPYVTEKLLEEKYRISRIMFERIIKEGVEKGEIREVNVSFIVDMLIMMVETFGEKYFNKINTKEEIEGITSAFYDFLKYGLLGGKR, from the coding sequence ATGACAACCCAAAGTGAAATAAAATACAATCGACTTATGGAAAAGGCAGAAGAATTGTTTGCAAAGTTGGGCTATAAGGCGGTTTCCATGGATGAGATTGCTGAAGCTGCAGGAATCAGCAAGATGACCATTTATAAACACTTTTCTTCAAAGGAAGCACTTTTTATGGAGGTTGTGCTAAGCATGATGCAAAAAGGTACGGCACTGATAGAAGAAGAAATGGGAAAAATACCAGGAACTTTAGAGAAAATAGATTTTTTAATGAGCTATAATATGGAAGCCTCTAAGAACTATTCCCTGGCTTTTTATAAGGATGTGATGTCAATTCCTTATGTTACAGAAAAACTGCTGGAAGAAAAGTATCGAATCAGTAGAATCATGTTTGAAAGAATTATCAAGGAGGGTGTAGAAAAGGGAGAAATCAGAGAGGTCAATGTATCTTTTATAGTAGATATGCTGATTATGATGGTGGAAACTTTTGGAGAAAAATATTTTAACAAAATAAACACGAAGGAGGAAATCGAAGGAATCACATCAGCTTTTTATGACTTTCTAAAGTACGGACTTTTAGGGGGGAAGAGGTGA
- the ilvA gene encoding threonine ammonia-lyase, whose translation MNQESYLNHLSFENARDRLKNILQKTDLIHSVIFSKESENQVYIKPENLQTTGSFKIRGAYNKIAKLSLEERKKGLIASSAGNHAQGVAYAAEMLGVKATIVMPKTTPLIKVEATKSYGADVRLFGNCYDEAYKEALRLQKELGAIFIHPFDDLDVIEGQGTISLEIIEELQDVDCLLVPIGGGGIASGIALAAKMLKPSIKIIGVEPEGANAMKISVESNKITHLDTVSTIADGAAVKKPGELTFSIIKDYVDEIVTVSDFEIMEAFLLLLEKHKLTGENAGVLSLAGLKKIKEKNKKVVCIVSGGNIDVVSISSMINRGLLSRGRIFCFSVNLPDVPGELLRVSSILTELNANVVKLDHNQFQTFDRLMDVQLQVTVETNGHKHIEEIITKFKSLGYNITKVY comes from the coding sequence ATGAATCAAGAATCTTACTTAAATCACTTATCCTTTGAAAACGCCAGAGACCGTCTAAAAAATATTTTACAAAAAACTGACTTAATCCATAGCGTCATTTTTAGTAAAGAATCAGAAAACCAAGTTTATATCAAACCAGAAAACCTACAAACCACTGGTTCTTTTAAAATCCGTGGTGCTTACAATAAAATTGCTAAATTGTCCTTAGAGGAAAGAAAAAAAGGTCTTATTGCCTCCTCCGCAGGGAATCATGCGCAAGGCGTTGCTTATGCCGCTGAAATGCTTGGGGTAAAAGCCACCATCGTTATGCCCAAAACAACTCCTCTGATTAAGGTGGAAGCAACCAAAAGCTACGGGGCTGATGTAAGACTTTTTGGAAATTGCTATGATGAAGCCTATAAAGAAGCCCTGAGACTACAAAAGGAACTTGGTGCTATTTTTATTCACCCTTTTGATGATTTAGATGTCATTGAAGGTCAGGGAACCATTAGCTTAGAAATTATCGAAGAATTACAGGATGTAGACTGCCTATTGGTACCCATAGGTGGTGGAGGTATTGCCAGTGGTATTGCCCTGGCTGCAAAAATGTTAAAACCCAGTATCAAAATCATTGGGGTAGAACCAGAGGGTGCTAATGCCATGAAAATCTCTGTTGAAAGCAACAAAATCACCCATCTTGATACCGTCAGTACCATTGCCGATGGTGCAGCAGTGAAAAAACCAGGAGAACTTACCTTTTCTATCATCAAGGATTATGTGGATGAAATTGTTACAGTTTCTGACTTTGAAATCATGGAGGCCTTTTTGTTGCTTTTAGAAAAACATAAATTAACTGGAGAAAATGCAGGGGTTTTATCTCTGGCTGGACTGAAAAAAATCAAAGAAAAAAATAAAAAAGTAGTGTGTATAGTAAGTGGGGGTAATATTGATGTGGTATCTATTTCCTCTATGATTAATCGCGGACTTCTTTCACGGGGTCGGATCTTTTGCTTTTCAGTAAATCTACCTGATGTGCCTGGCGAACTTTTAAGGGTTTCCAGTATCTTAACGGAGTTAAACGCAAATGTCGTGAAGCTGGACCATAATCAATTTCAAACCTTTGATCGTCTGATGGATGTACAGCTTCAAGTAACGGTTGAAACCAATGGTCATAAGCATATTGAGGAAATTATTACAAAATTCAAAAGCTTAGGTTATAATATTACAAAGGTATATTAA
- a CDS encoding Ger(x)C family spore germination protein: MKAKVIIVMLLCSIFLTSCFNYIDINRVIFVTAIIIDVDEEGNPILMVEAFHSFRSNESNTERGNRVFYESKGETIFEAVRKLNLFSSYKINYTQNRAIIFTERAARHGLKEFLDFLHRDQELLIRTLVLVFMGDDPKTLMQVKLKENEYLGLYLYETQENPAVSGKRAKELLNTYLNNRLKGKRVDVLSTCSHAINMDEDKIKLSGAAVMQDDKLVSTLSAEEVRNYHLLMDISHIGLLLLPHPVYQDKKVVLEVLRGNTSTAIELKNNKVILRKSINIKTTFGETQESIILDQATAEKLEEEAALLLKNQCRDLFDAYKEKGIDLFDVQDVFNAKYPTVDIPNVVEITDLELDVTVQVEGSTDITNFR; encoded by the coding sequence ATGAAGGCAAAAGTGATCATTGTAATGCTATTATGCAGTATTTTTTTAACCAGTTGTTTTAACTATATAGATATTAATCGTGTAATTTTTGTTACTGCTATAATAATTGATGTGGATGAAGAGGGAAATCCCATTCTTATGGTGGAAGCCTTTCATTCCTTCCGCAGTAATGAAAGCAATACAGAAAGAGGAAATAGAGTTTTTTATGAAAGTAAAGGAGAAACTATTTTTGAAGCGGTACGCAAACTGAATCTTTTCTCCAGCTACAAAATTAATTACACACAAAACAGGGCCATCATCTTTACTGAAAGGGCGGCAAGACATGGTTTGAAGGAATTTCTTGATTTTTTGCATCGAGATCAGGAACTCTTAATAAGAACTTTAGTTTTAGTTTTTATGGGAGATGATCCAAAAACCTTGATGCAGGTAAAGCTAAAGGAGAATGAGTACCTAGGGCTATATCTATATGAAACTCAGGAAAATCCTGCTGTATCAGGAAAAAGAGCTAAGGAACTATTGAATACATATCTTAACAATCGTTTAAAAGGAAAAAGGGTAGACGTATTAAGCACCTGTAGCCATGCTATAAATATGGACGAGGACAAGATCAAATTATCCGGTGCGGCTGTTATGCAGGATGATAAATTAGTAAGCACCCTAAGTGCTGAAGAAGTAAGAAACTATCACTTACTAATGGATATATCACACATAGGTTTGCTGCTTTTACCGCATCCCGTTTACCAGGATAAAAAAGTAGTACTGGAAGTATTGAGGGGGAATACAAGTACTGCTATTGAACTGAAAAATAATAAAGTCATTTTAAGAAAATCCATCAATATAAAAACTACCTTTGGGGAAACTCAGGAAAGCATTATTTTAGACCAGGCTACCGCTGAAAAACTCGAAGAAGAAGCAGCTTTATTATTGAAAAATCAATGTAGAGATTTGTTTGATGCCTATAAAGAAAAAGGTATTGATCTATTCGATGTTCAAGACGTCTTTAACGCCAAGTATCCAACAGTTGATATACCCAATGTTGTTGAAATCACTGACTTAGAATTAGACGTGACGGTTCAAGTGGAAGGAAGTACAGATATAACGAATTTTAGATAG
- a CDS encoding spore germination protein: MSKKKIYFKKYEDNLKAIKEQLKNNDDVIYRRIDTEKGPITAIYISNICSQNFISHAIIKPLVACKDFPEDIEKIKNDHIFADDTALGTDLDEAVKQILFANVVLLFSFADQFIYCDAEEYSFRDIQEPPTETVIKGPREGFTEDLSTNISLIRRRIRNPKLKFEKMLIGKQSDTPVMLVYIEDQAPTELVAFVRDRLQNAKIKFLLESKALDEALQTKKSIFDTLGYTEKPDKVVGSLIEGRVAILQENTPFVVTAPHFFVEYFSVGEDYYLNSYGQSYFRLVRWIAFFIALLLPGLYLSLIAYHFKLVPYIFAFRMAITRSGVPFPAIVEIMIMMLFFQILREAGIRLPQPIGSALSIVGALILGDAAIGAGLASEITVLIIALSSISLFLVPKMYAGILLWSNTILLMAAVLGLPGFYIGFILFCSHISDLTTCGYPYLYPLGTFRSFNFQDLILRDDLNDISKNIFYKDEK, from the coding sequence GTGAGTAAAAAGAAAATTTATTTTAAGAAGTATGAAGATAACCTTAAGGCAATAAAAGAACAATTAAAAAACAATGATGATGTGATATACCGAAGGATTGATACAGAAAAAGGTCCCATTACTGCCATCTATATCAGCAACATTTGTAGCCAAAATTTCATTAGCCATGCTATTATAAAGCCCTTAGTAGCATGCAAAGATTTTCCAGAGGATATAGAAAAAATTAAAAACGACCATATTTTTGCAGATGATACAGCCTTAGGAACAGACTTGGATGAAGCAGTAAAACAGATTTTATTTGCGAATGTAGTACTGCTTTTTAGTTTTGCAGATCAATTTATTTATTGTGATGCAGAGGAGTATAGTTTTAGAGATATTCAAGAGCCCCCTACGGAGACTGTCATCAAAGGTCCTCGAGAAGGTTTTACTGAAGACCTATCCACGAATATTTCTTTAATTAGGCGACGTATTCGTAACCCAAAATTAAAATTTGAAAAAATGTTAATAGGCAAACAAAGTGATACACCTGTGATGCTGGTGTATATAGAGGACCAGGCCCCCACAGAGCTGGTGGCGTTTGTTAGAGATCGACTGCAAAATGCAAAAATAAAATTTTTGCTGGAATCAAAGGCGCTGGATGAAGCTCTTCAAACCAAGAAAAGTATCTTTGATACCTTAGGTTATACCGAAAAACCAGATAAGGTCGTTGGAAGCCTAATAGAAGGAAGAGTGGCTATCCTCCAGGAGAATACCCCCTTTGTTGTGACTGCTCCTCACTTTTTTGTGGAATACTTTAGTGTGGGTGAAGATTATTATTTAAATAGCTATGGACAAAGTTATTTTAGGCTGGTTCGTTGGATTGCCTTCTTTATTGCTCTGCTGTTGCCGGGGCTCTATTTGTCTTTGATTGCTTATCATTTTAAATTAGTACCCTATATTTTTGCTTTTCGTATGGCAATCACCAGGTCAGGGGTTCCTTTTCCTGCCATTGTAGAAATTATGATTATGATGTTATTTTTTCAGATACTGCGGGAAGCTGGAATTCGGTTACCTCAACCAATAGGCTCTGCCCTTAGTATTGTAGGGGCATTAATTCTAGGTGATGCTGCTATTGGTGCCGGATTAGCTTCTGAGATTACCGTGCTTATTATTGCTTTGTCTTCTATTTCATTGTTTTTGGTACCGAAAATGTATGCGGGTATTCTTTTGTGGTCCAATACGATCTTGTTGATGGCAGCTGTTCTAGGATTACCAGGTTTTTATATAGGATTTATTTTGTTTTGCTCCCATATATCTGATTTAACTACCTGTGGTTATCCTTACTTATATCCTTTAGGGACCTTTAGGTCCTTTAATTTCCAGGATTTAATTTTGAGAGATGATCTTAATGATATTTCTAAAAACATTTTTTATAAGGATGAAAAATAA
- a CDS encoding GerAB/ArcD/ProY family transporter — protein MDKFNAKHFAFLILAVTVVSQKTYPKVFILNGGYDSWVAVIISSVIILLYLIFFLKVCEKNNNYDFIAIYRTAAGQKLGKLLLCLFAMTLFLTLVESAAVEANSMHTNMLLETPVWFFILFFVIPAAYSAGRDLVSIVTITLIGITLINLAGMNLGMLTAPYKDTKLLFPIFADGITKGFILSILQILGLYGSLTIVFPYLTEIKDKRKLFLYSILGMVFVIQMLIVSITGAFMTFEITRLKSIPYPKLLQTQMVSHFRFIEAGELYVMLQIVGGWYIRYVVTFYTLMKILSALNLRHKYTIVIISFATGIAAWFVGNNLFVLFRFLSYYTYISLVNFFLIPFILFAIYAYKK, from the coding sequence ATGGATAAATTTAATGCGAAACATTTTGCTTTTCTTATACTTGCAGTCACTGTCGTATCTCAGAAAACCTATCCTAAAGTATTTATTTTAAATGGGGGTTATGACAGCTGGGTTGCAGTCATTATCTCCTCCGTCATCATATTGCTGTATTTGATTTTTTTCTTGAAGGTCTGCGAAAAAAACAATAACTATGACTTTATTGCTATCTACAGAACGGCTGCTGGACAAAAACTTGGAAAACTGCTGCTATGTTTATTTGCTATGACACTTTTTTTAACATTAGTGGAATCTGCCGCTGTAGAAGCCAATTCTATGCATACAAATATGTTATTGGAAACACCTGTATGGTTTTTTATTTTATTTTTTGTCATTCCTGCTGCCTATTCAGCGGGAAGAGATTTAGTATCTATTGTCACCATAACACTGATAGGTATTACCTTAATTAACCTTGCAGGTATGAATCTAGGGATGTTAACAGCTCCTTATAAGGATACCAAACTGCTTTTTCCTATTTTTGCTGATGGTATTACTAAGGGTTTCATCTTATCCATTTTACAGATCTTAGGACTTTATGGAAGCTTAACCATAGTATTTCCCTACTTAACAGAAATTAAAGATAAAAGAAAATTATTTTTATATTCAATACTTGGTATGGTGTTTGTGATACAGATGTTGATTGTATCTATCACAGGAGCTTTTATGACTTTTGAAATCACCAGACTTAAGTCTATCCCCTACCCTAAGCTGCTGCAAACCCAAATGGTCAGCCATTTTAGGTTTATCGAAGCGGGAGAGCTTTATGTTATGCTTCAAATTGTTGGCGGTTGGTATATTCGCTATGTTGTCACCTTTTATACCTTAATGAAAATCCTTTCAGCCCTTAATTTACGACATAAATATACGATTGTCATCATCAGTTTTGCTACAGGCATTGCTGCTTGGTTTGTAGGAAATAACTTATTTGTATTATTTAGGTTCTTAAGCTACTACACTTATATTTCTTTAGTAAATTTTTTCCTTATCCCCTTCATTCTCTTTGCTATCTATGCCTATAAAAAATAA
- a CDS encoding aspartyl-phosphate phosphatase Spo0E family protein, with product MDKISALKESLNDLLKANDFIKDEVIKLSKELDQHIVKEQKRRLRQLSLRTGSSSKKAK from the coding sequence ATGGATAAAATAAGTGCATTAAAGGAATCTTTAAATGATTTATTAAAAGCAAATGATTTTATAAAAGATGAAGTAATTAAACTAAGCAAAGAATTAGATCAACATATTGTAAAAGAACAGAAAAGACGGCTACGACAGCTATCATTAAGAACAGGCAGCTCAAGTAAAAAAGCTAAGTAA
- a CDS encoding helix-turn-helix domain-containing protein, with protein MNFSHRLKQLRKEKKLTQEDLAIQLNKTRSTVAGYETERKEPDYDTLKKIAEFFDVSIDYLLGHSDTPHSYSSKNCITETKARYGLDNKDLPDEAIKQIEDYIEFIKQKYHSSENNKKKS; from the coding sequence ATGAACTTTTCCCATAGATTAAAACAACTTAGAAAAGAAAAAAAATTAACACAAGAAGACTTAGCAATTCAACTCAATAAAACTCGCTCTACTGTTGCTGGATATGAAACGGAAAGAAAAGAACCAGATTATGATACACTAAAAAAAATAGCAGAATTTTTTGATGTATCTATAGATTACCTTCTTGGACATTCTGACACACCTCATTCCTATTCTTCTAAAAATTGCATTACTGAAACGAAGGCTCGCTACGGTTTAGATAATAAAGACCTTCCTGATGAAGCGATTAAGCAGATTGAGGACTATATCGAGTTTATCAAGCAAAAATATCATAGCAGCGAAAATAACAAAAAAAAATCTTAG
- a CDS encoding putative bifunctional diguanylate cyclase/phosphodiesterase: MDKYNANTLIDGFYMFTIVLLAFAAMEEAENPSRETEVCKMELPENYGRPNIVTWLFLVPLVFYFAGIMSNLVFIHMIGVIIIYQLIRGYVQTAIKNEYLLRREKQLNDILDQTVQERTKELVQVNKTLESLSKRDALTGLFNRRYFIQYIDSLIDSSEEKIFSVFYMDLDRFKAINDAHGHEMGDEILKKIAQRLEIWCPSNGILSRVGGDEFAMVVNENISEETLCQYAKEIIKLCETTISIPPYSFQLGVSIGIALFPRDADERNTLIKYADMAMYQAKKNYLAKRFVFFDSWLSEEIQRKHEIELLLRHIDFRQEFQLYYQPQYRIVDNALVGMEALIRWNNPNKGWILPGEFIPIAEETSMIIKIGEWVIDEALKQIKVWNEEYGLDLKMGINISPKQIDQEDFVNWLKQKITASSVKPAWIDLEITENSTMNSETSMEELFTALAEIDINISIDDFGTGYSSLSYIKRFDIDRLKIAKELIDNIANDKNTLLIVKAIIMMANGLGLKTIAEGVEEKEQLSILKELCCDEIQGYIYGRPVAADVFEREYLMKHRRSKTVVAYLKG, encoded by the coding sequence ATGGATAAATATAATGCTAATACACTCATTGACGGTTTTTATATGTTTACTATAGTATTATTGGCTTTTGCCGCTATGGAGGAAGCAGAGAATCCTAGTAGAGAAACTGAAGTATGCAAGATGGAGCTTCCTGAAAACTATGGTAGGCCTAATATTGTAACATGGTTATTCCTTGTGCCGTTGGTTTTTTATTTTGCTGGTATCATGAGTAATCTTGTCTTTATCCATATGATAGGTGTAATCATAATTTACCAATTAATTAGAGGATATGTGCAAACAGCCATAAAAAACGAATATCTTTTAAGAAGAGAAAAACAGCTCAATGATATATTAGACCAAACTGTTCAAGAACGTACGAAGGAGCTTGTTCAAGTAAATAAAACTTTGGAGAGTTTATCTAAAAGGGATGCTTTAACAGGTCTTTTTAACCGTAGGTACTTTATTCAGTATATTGATTCTCTAATAGATTCCTCTGAAGAAAAAATTTTTTCTGTTTTCTATATGGACCTTGATAGATTTAAAGCGATTAACGATGCCCACGGACATGAAATGGGTGATGAAATTTTAAAAAAAATTGCCCAAAGGCTGGAAATTTGGTGTCCTTCCAATGGTATTCTTTCAAGGGTCGGTGGGGATGAATTTGCTATGGTGGTGAATGAAAATATTTCAGAAGAGACGCTTTGTCAGTATGCCAAAGAGATCATAAAACTATGTGAAACAACGATATCTATACCTCCCTATAGTTTTCAGTTGGGGGTGAGTATTGGTATAGCTCTATTTCCAAGAGATGCTGATGAAAGGAATACATTGATAAAATATGCTGATATGGCCATGTATCAGGCAAAAAAGAATTATCTTGCTAAACGTTTTGTTTTTTTTGATAGTTGGCTTAGTGAAGAAATTCAACGAAAACATGAGATTGAACTTTTGCTTCGACATATTGACTTTAGACAAGAGTTTCAGCTCTACTATCAACCGCAATATAGAATAGTGGATAATGCTTTAGTAGGGATGGAGGCATTGATTCGATGGAATAACCCTAATAAAGGATGGATACTGCCGGGGGAATTTATTCCCATAGCGGAAGAAACTTCTATGATTATAAAAATAGGCGAATGGGTTATTGATGAGGCATTGAAACAAATTAAAGTGTGGAATGAAGAATATGGTTTGGATCTTAAAATGGGCATTAATATATCTCCGAAACAAATTGATCAGGAGGATTTTGTTAATTGGTTGAAGCAAAAAATTACTGCAAGTAGTGTTAAGCCAGCGTGGATTGATTTGGAAATAACTGAAAACAGTACCATGAATTCAGAAACTTCTATGGAGGAACTGTTTACAGCTCTTGCAGAAATTGACATTAATATCTCTATAGACGACTTTGGGACAGGTTATTCATCCCTAAGCTACATAAAAAGATTTGACATAGATAGGCTTAAGATAGCAAAGGAACTTATAGATAATATAGCAAACGATAAAAACACTTTGCTTATTGTTAAAGCCATCATCATGATGGCCAATGGACTAGGTCTAAAGACGATCGCTGAAGGTGTGGAGGAAAAAGAACAATTAAGCATATTAAAAGAGCTTTGTTGTGATGAGATTCAAGGCTATATATACGGCCGGCCTGTAGCTGCAGATGTTTTTGAGAGAGAATATTTGATGAAACACAGAAGGAGCAAGACAGTCGTTGCTTATCTAAAGGGCTAA
- the phnE gene encoding phosphonate ABC transporter, permease protein PhnE, producing MTSYKSYINKNNKKTYLFLGIVAVQLIFLGFMIDFSFIRIYQGLPGMYNLLERMISPNFSYVQEVFSKLLETIEIAIVSSLTGVVLAIPFALLTARNIAPNKYLSILFNIFFSFLRTIPNLIWAALLVSVFSIGQFSGILALTMTAFLIALKLFRENIETINENLLNATKSVGANQIQVLRYCVLPTILELSVSIFFIVLEINIRSATVLGLVGAGGIGQIMWRDLNHLRYDNLATLILILFFTVISIDALSFVVRSSIKKSFIVFSSLEAHKKFCKVRIVMTIFIGLFILLWIVNTIDIQHGRLKVGLEQGHFMISSMMRIELSYLPKLLEGIRESFFIAIFATITGAIGALFLSFFAANNTSPFRAMALVSKGITNILRTFPPIITAIILFRGVGPGPLAGGMALSIYTTGVLTKLYSEVIENLHENIKNSVLVTGCTSFSSFRHGILPQTLPTFISLILYRLESNIRTSTILGIIGAGGIGTILTMNITWRNWERVGLLILGIAIMIIAIDTLSYYLRKKIS from the coding sequence ATGACCAGTTACAAGAGCTATATCAATAAAAACAATAAAAAAACCTATCTTTTTTTAGGTATTGTGGCTGTACAGCTGATTTTTTTAGGTTTTATGATAGATTTTAGTTTTATTAGAATTTATCAAGGCCTACCTGGTATGTATAATTTATTGGAAAGAATGATATCTCCCAACTTCTCCTATGTACAGGAAGTGTTTTCTAAGCTTCTGGAAACAATAGAAATTGCAATTGTTTCTTCCTTGACAGGAGTTGTATTAGCGATTCCCTTTGCACTATTAACTGCTAGGAATATTGCCCCAAATAAATATTTGTCCATTCTATTCAATATCTTTTTTTCTTTTTTACGAACCATTCCAAATCTTATTTGGGCTGCCCTTTTAGTAAGTGTTTTTAGTATAGGACAATTTTCAGGCATTTTAGCACTAACAATGACAGCCTTTTTAATCGCTTTAAAACTTTTTAGAGAAAATATAGAGACCATTAATGAAAACCTCCTAAACGCAACAAAATCAGTAGGTGCAAATCAGATTCAGGTGCTTAGGTATTGTGTATTACCTACTATTTTAGAGCTTTCTGTTTCAATTTTTTTTATAGTGCTGGAGATCAATATAAGAAGTGCTACTGTCCTCGGCCTTGTTGGAGCAGGTGGCATAGGTCAGATTATGTGGAGGGATTTAAACCATTTAAGATATGATAATTTAGCTACACTGATTTTAATCTTATTTTTTACAGTTATTTCAATAGATGCTCTAAGTTTCGTCGTCAGAAGTTCTATAAAAAAATCCTTTATCGTTTTTTCGTCTCTTGAAGCCCATAAAAAGTTTTGCAAAGTAAGGATTGTTATGACAATATTTATAGGACTATTTATCCTGCTTTGGATAGTAAACACGATAGATATCCAGCATGGGAGATTAAAAGTTGGATTGGAACAAGGCCATTTTATGATCAGCAGTATGATGAGAATAGAATTATCCTATTTACCTAAACTTCTTGAAGGAATTCGTGAAAGTTTTTTTATTGCTATCTTTGCAACAATAACAGGTGCTATAGGTGCTCTGTTTTTATCCTTTTTTGCTGCAAATAATACATCGCCTTTTAGAGCCATGGCTTTAGTCTCCAAAGGTATAACAAATATTTTAAGAACATTTCCACCTATCATAACTGCGATTATACTTTTTCGTGGGGTAGGACCTGGTCCTTTAGCGGGAGGTATGGCACTTAGCATTTATACAACAGGGGTGCTTACAAAGTTATATAGTGAAGTAATTGAAAACCTCCATGAAAATATTAAAAATAGTGTATTAGTTACTGGCTGCACCAGCTTCAGTAGTTTTAGACATGGGATTTTACCACAGACCCTGCCTACCTTTATCAGTTTAATTCTATATAGATTAGAATCAAACATCAGAACATCAACAATACTGGGAATCATAGGAGCAGGGGGCATAGGAACGATTTTAACGATGAATATCACTTGGAGAAATTGGGAGAGGGTTGGCCTGCTTATTTTGGGTATTGCTATAATGATTATAGCAATAGATACTCTGAGTTATTACCTACGCAAAAAGATTTCATAG
- the phnC gene encoding phosphonate ABC transporter ATP-binding protein — translation MIKLEDVSVLYNKKVLAVDNISLNIDKGEFVGIIGLSGSGKSSLLKTVNLLVKPSNGRIYVEGTNIGLLKDKKLRNIRRKIGFIFQDYNLVDRSSVLENVLVGRLGYKSSLKSFFGLFDDEDYKVAVNALEQVGLKEKVFSRADELSGGQKQRVAIAKTLCQKPKIILADEPVSSLDVSSAQTVMDYFKKINEKSQITIMINLHDVSLAKKYCSRIIALKHGKIFFDKKVGDIDDDQLQELYQ, via the coding sequence ATGATTAAGCTGGAGGATGTCTCTGTTTTATATAATAAAAAAGTTTTAGCGGTGGATAATATCAGCTTAAATATTGACAAGGGAGAGTTTGTTGGTATCATAGGCTTAAGTGGAAGCGGAAAGTCAAGCTTACTGAAAACAGTGAATCTACTGGTGAAGCCATCTAATGGAAGGATCTATGTCGAAGGTACAAATATAGGTCTATTAAAGGATAAGAAACTTAGAAATATAAGAAGAAAAATAGGCTTTATCTTTCAAGATTATAATCTTGTAGATCGATCATCTGTATTAGAAAATGTTTTGGTAGGAAGACTTGGTTACAAGTCTTCCTTAAAATCCTTCTTCGGATTATTTGATGATGAAGACTATAAAGTAGCAGTAAATGCACTGGAACAGGTTGGGCTGAAGGAAAAGGTGTTTTCTAGGGCCGATGAATTAAGTGGCGGACAGAAACAAAGAGTTGCTATTGCTAAAACGCTATGCCAAAAACCTAAAATCATTTTGGCAGACGAACCGGTATCTAGCCTAGATGTATCATCAGCGCAAACGGTTATGGATTATTTTAAAAAAATTAATGAAAAAAGCCAGATAACCATTATGATCAATCTTCATGACGTAAGTTTAGCAAAAAAATACTGCTCAAGAATTATTGCTCTAAAACATGGTAAGATTTTTTTTGATAAAAAAGTAGGTGATATAGATGATGACCAGTTACAAGAGCTATATCAATAA